From one Lycium ferocissimum isolate CSIRO_LF1 chromosome 7, AGI_CSIRO_Lferr_CH_V1, whole genome shotgun sequence genomic stretch:
- the LOC132063182 gene encoding ferredoxin-thioredoxin reductase, variable chain-like: MTASSPAFFSSSSILNIPNSKNILNPNPLTQIKINKSRNPQKRSGYFISKSVTVDNPSTVSSTSSLNVDEGVDEKDAAAIGKVGSKVKVTVPLKVYHVPKVQELDLDGRIGTLKQYVAIHKGKQISANLPYKVEFVVDGLEGRNGPVKFSAHLKEDEFEFLD; the protein is encoded by the coding sequence ATGACTGCTTCAAGTCCAGCTTTcttctcatcatcatcaattctGAACATACCCAATTCGAAGAACATCTTAAACCCCAACCCTTTAACCCAAATCAAGATTAATAAATCAAGAAACCCTCAAAAAAGAAGTGGTTATTTCATTTCTAAATCTGTTACTGTCGATAACCCCTCCACTGTTTCCTCTACATCTTCattgaatgtagatgagggtgtTGATGAAAAAGATGCTGCAGCAATTGGGAAAGTTGGGTCTAAGGTTAAGGTTACAGTTCCATTGAAAGTGTATCATGTGCCTAAGGTTCAAGAATTGGATTTAGATGGTAGAATTGGGACATTGAAACAGTATGTGGCTATTCATAAAGGCAAACAAATATCTGCTAATTTGCCTTACAAGGTCGAATTCGTCGTAGACGGTTTGGAAGGCCGAAATGGTCCAGTTAAGTTCTCTGCTCACCTTAAGGAAGATGAGTTTGAGTTTCTTGACTGA